ATTATTTGCACGGCGGCGGTGCAGCAACAATTGCATTACATCAAAAACGTGAAATTGGGTTACAATCGCGAACAAGTACTCGTCATGCGCATGCGCGATCGCGAAGCGCGCAAAAAAATCGATTTGATTAAAAGGGACTTGTTGAATCATCCGAATTTTGAGAGCGTCACAGCTTCCGGCCATTTGCCGACAAGCATCGGGTCGCAAACGGGCCTGGGCTGGACCAAGCGCGACGGACAGGAAGCAATTCATAGTTACAACACAACCGTCGATTACGATTTCATTAACGTTTTTGAAATCGAGTTGGTTGAGGGCCGGAATTTTTCACGAATGTTTGCAACGGACTCGGCGCAAGCCTTTATCATCAATGAAAAGCTGCGAGACTTGCTGGGATGGGAGTCGGCAGTCGGCAAGCCTTTTGGACGCGGAGATGAAGCCAACGGCAAGGTGATCGGCGTGATGAAGAATTTTCACATGCACTCATTTCGGCAGGAAATTCATCCGCTCTTTATTCAATTGGGCGCCAATTGGTCCTGGTATGCCTCAGCGCGCATTCGAACCAATGATATTCCCGGCGCGATTGCGCATATGCGCGAGGCGTGGCAAAAGTATTCGGCGAATTATCCTTTTGATTATTTCTTCCTCGATGAGGAATTCAACAAAATGTACCGCGCCGAAGAACGGCTCAGCACCATGTTTGGTTATTTTACCATGCTTGCCATTTTTGTAGCGTGTTTGGGACTTTCCGGGCTCGCCTCCTTCATGGCCGAGCGCCGTACCAAGGAAATCGGCATTCGCAAAGTGTTGGGCGCGTCGCTGGGACAATTGTTGATTCTGCTCTCAAAAGATTTTGCGAAACTGATCATTTTGGCGAATCTGCTGGCCTGGCCGATTGCATGGTATGCCATGAATCAGTGGTTGCAGAACTTCGCTTATCACGCGTCTTTGGGTTGGACGATCTTTTTCCTAACCGCGTTCGCCGCTTTGCTGCTGGGGTTGCTGACTGTCAGTTTCCAAACCGTCAAGGCTGCGCTGGCTAATCCAATCGAGGCGTTACGGTATGAATAGAAAGAGCGTGAGCGAATCGCGCCGGAACACTTAATCGCGCCGGGATTCATGATCCGTCTGCAGAGCAAGGATTTGCGCCTGGCAACGGAATTGATTCAAAGCCTGGGCAAGGAATTTCCGGGTACGGCATTGACCCATCAACTCTTTCAACAAGCCGTGGAAAAAGGCTTGGGCGAGCAGGGCACGCAGGGGTTGATCAATCTGTTTCCGTTGTCGTGAATCCAGCGTGCACCAGCTCGACTTGCCACCTCACTCACTCATCCAAAACCGTGTAGTAAATGGTGACTTTGGGGGCGCGACCGTTGGGAAGGATAAGGCGGTTTTCTTGCAACGATTTTTCCCCCACGCGACGGTGTGAAACCAGCAACAGCCCGTGATTCGGCACAGCCTGGTGGAGCCACGCTCTCACGAGTTGCGTGATATCGAATTCAACGCGATCAAACCCGGTGCGGTTCTGGTGTATTCGCGCGGTAACAGGATTGAGATTGTAGTTCAACCCCGCCAATGGCGCAGATTTGTTTTCTCCAGCAGCGAGTATTTCAAGCGCGCCGAAATCCGACTCTGCGGCTGTCTTCACCAGGACCTCCAGCTCCAATACCGCGTAGTCGATGTTTATCTGCTCGACGGGAACGCCTGCGAAATCCGGCAGCTTGAATTCCGCGTGCAATTGAAACTCGCCATCACGCAGCGGTTGACGGGAGATTTGAATCTCATCGACGACAACTTGTTGTGCTGTGGCTGTTTTTGTAAACGCAAGTAAGAAAAGAGCAATCGCGATATGCAGCCAACGAAATGAAATCTCCATTGTCAGGTTTCCTTTTTGTAAAATCCTGAACGTCATTTTCACCGCAGCAATAGCAGTCGATGCGTTTGCACAAAACTTTCGTTGGATTCCAGATTGCGGCCGGTCAGGCGATAGAAATAAATGCCTGATCCCACTGCCGCGCCCGCATCGTTGCGTGCGTCCCACGTCACTTCCGGCCATCCTGGTTCATATGTTTGTTGCCTGATCAAGTGCCGGACGACCCTGCCATTCATATCATAAATAGTCAATGAAACCACGGCGCGCGCCGGCAGCGCAAAGCGGATGCGCGTCGAAGGATTG
This genomic interval from Cytophagia bacterium CHB2 contains the following:
- a CDS encoding NAD(P)-dependent oxidoreductase yields the protein MIRLQSKDLRLATELIQSLGKEFPGTALTHQLFQQAVEKGLGEQGTQGLINLFPLS